The following proteins are encoded in a genomic region of Magnolia sinica isolate HGM2019 chromosome 1, MsV1, whole genome shotgun sequence:
- the LOC131245864 gene encoding LRR receptor-like serine/threonine-protein kinase FLS2 isoform X1 — protein MANLKVLLFMLCICSVLYIIPSEGLSSNLEIEALKAFKSLITNDPIGALADWIDRTHHCNWSGIACDPSSNAVVSISLSELQLQGKITPFLGNISSLQTLDLSSNSFSGSIPTELHLCSELTELLLSNNSLSDAIPTELGNLKKLQVLDLSTNFLDGSIPASIGNCTALIGLGLPTNKLTGTIPLELGNLKELQILDLSENFFNGTIPTSIINCTSLTGLDFSTNNLTGMIPSDIGNLVNLQSFIGYLNGLVGPIPSSIGRLQALIAFDLSQNQISGIIPPVIGNLSKLQILQLQENQFIGQVPAELGRCKNLTMLALYSNRLTGRIPSELGELANLQALLLYNNNLSSTIPASISQCNSLIRLGLSENELTGNIPSELGSLRSLRRLNLNLNSLTGEIPPSLMNLTDLIYLALSFNSLSGPIPSTVGSLYKLEVLILHNNHLEGPIPSSITNCSNLQNISWVNNGLTGRIPSGLGMLQNLNFLSLGQNRLSGAIPEDIFNCTELTRLDLARNNLSGSLKPAIGKLTNLRNLRLFLNSLTGKIPQEIGNLSMLISLDLSTNGFSGPIPSSISNLSALQGLSLYENAFHGAIPEEIFELKQLSELKLQENRFSGLIPNSVSKLKLLSNLDLHGNMLSGPIPRSMGDLKGLMTLDLSHNRLIGSVPAAMIVGMKNIQIYLNLSNNFLVGSIPDEISGMQMVQAIDISNNNLTGSIPASIGGCRNLGSLDLSRNAVSGQIPARIFNQLDLLMSLNLSGNKLDGEIPSRLSELKYLVSLDLSQNEFSGRIPVSLGNLTSLKHLNLSFNQLEGSIPNSGIFQNLSSLSLDGNPFLCGTKFLSPCIDEIQKTNSRRISKKVTIILIILSSIFVSLLVVCVIIAIHRCITKPKTEDRCESKTEYSVAPSLKRFTQEDLQIATDFFNERNVIGHSSLSTVYRGRIDDGWVIAVKKLNLEQFAAESDKCFDTELKILNQLRHKNLVKMVGYAWEYGKFKALVLEFMENGSLESVIHDSGTDGSRWSLSERVNLFVSVANGLVYLHCDYGFPIVHCDLKPSNILLDRDWIAHVSDFGTSRMLGVHLQDGSSLSSASSFQGTIGYLAPEFAYMSRVTTKADVFSFGVIMMEFLTKRRPTGTIEDDGVPITLRHFVENAVRNGTDAVLRVVDHDLVSNGTSKSNSDEIVALLELALSCTRAAPEDRPDMNEVLSVLLKINDGKM, from the exons atGGCCAATTTGAAGGTCCTTCTGTTTATGCTCTGTATTTGTTCTGTTCTATACATAATCCCATCGGAAGGGCTGAGCTCCAATCTAGAAATTGAGGCATTGAAAGCCTTCAAGAGCTTGATCACCAACGACCCAATTGGAGCTCTGGCAGATTGGATAGACAGAACTCATCACTGTAATTGGTCCGGCATCGCCTGCGATCCTTCAAGCAATGCTGTTGTTTCGATTTCTCTGTCTGAATTGCAACTCCAAGGCAAGATTACTCCATTTCTCGGAAACATTTCGAGCCTCCAGACTCTTGATTTATCGTCGAATTCATTCTCCGGTTCAATCCCAACTGAACTCCATCTCTGCTCGGAACTCACCGAGTTGCTCCTCTCGAACAATTCTCTGTCGGATGCGATTCCTACCGAGTTGGGGAACCTGAAAAAGCTTCAGGTTTTGGATCTGAGCACCAATTTCTTGGATGGGAGCATTCCAGCAAGCATTGGCAACTGCACGGCTCTGATCGGATTAGGCCTCCCCACAAACAAGCTAACAG GTACGATTCCTTTGGAGCTCGGGAACCTGAAAGAACTGCAGATTTTGGATTTGAGCGAAAACTTCTTCAACGGTACCATTCCGACAAGCATCATCAACTGCACGTCCCTGACTGGCCTAGACTTCAGCACGAACAATCTAACGGGTATGATCCCATCAGATATTGGCAATTTGGTTAATCTTCAGTCGTTCATCGGTTACTTAaatggattggtgggccccattccATCATCAATCGGTAGACTGCAAGCTTTGATTGCATTTGATTTGAGTCAGAATCAGATATCTGGAATAATACCTCCGGTGATCGGGAACTTGTCGAAATTACAAATTCTTCAGTTACAAGAAAATCAATTCATTGGGCAAGTCCCAGCTGAACTGGGCCGTTGTAAGAATCTCACAATGTTGGCCCTCTATAGCAATCGATTAACGGGCAGGATTCCATCTGAGCTAGGTGAATTGGCCAACTTACAAGCTCTTCTATTATATAATAATAACTTATCTTCCACAATCCCTGCTTCGATATCACAATGCAATTCATTAATCCGTTTGGGTCTTTCTGAAAATGAATTAACCGGGAACATACCGTCTGAACTGGGGTCTTTGAGATCCTTACGTAGACTGAATCTGAATTTGAATAGTCTAACGGGCGAAATACCACCATCCTTGATGAATTTGACGGATCTGATATACTTGGCTCTTAGCTTCAATTCCTTGAGCGGGCCGATTCCGTCGACTGTCGGATCACTTTATAAGCTGGAGGTGCTAATTCTACATAACAACCACTTAGAGGGTCCAATTCCTTCATCGATCACCAACTGTTCTAATCTTCAAAACATAAGCTGGGTTAACAATGGATTGACGGGGCGGAttccatcgggtttaggaatgtTACAGAATCTGAATTTCCTTTCACTTGGGCAAAATCGACTGTCGGGTGCGATTCCAGAAGATATATTCAATTGCACTGAGCTTACGAGGCTGGATTTGGCGCGAAACAATCTCAGCGGGTCACTAAAACCGGCTATCGGAAAACTAACGAATCTAAGGAATTTGAGACTGTTTCTTAATTCTCTGACTGGGAAGATTCCTCAGGAGATTGGGAATCTAAGCATGTTAATCTCTTTGGACCTCAGCACAAATGGATTTTCAGGTCCTATTCCATCATCGATATCGAACTTGTCGGCTCTCCAAGGTCTTTCTTTATATGAAAATGCTTTCCATGGGGCAATTCCAGAAGAAATATTTGAATTGAAACAGCTTTCAGAGCTCAAGCTGCAGGAGAACAGATTCAGTGGTCTGATTCCGAACTCCGTCTCGAAACTTAAGCTGCTTTCGAACTTGGACCTCCATGGGAACATGCTTAGTGGGCCCATCCCAAGAAGCATGGGCGATCTGAAAGGACTCATGACCTTGGACCTCTCCCACAACCGTCTGATTGGATCTGTTCCGGCAGCCATGATCGTGGGCATGAAGAACATCCAAATCTATCTTAACCTTTCCAACAATTTCTTGGTGGGTTCCATCCCAGATGAGATCAGCGGGATGCAGATGGTTCAGGCCATCGATATCTCGAATAATAATCTCACAGGAAGTATCCCTGCATCGATAGGAGGCTGTAGGAATTTGGGTTCTCTTGATCTGTCCAGAAATGCGGTTTCAGGTCAGATTCCAGCCCGCATTTTCAATCAACTAGACTTGCTTATGAGCTTGAATCTTTCTGGAAATAAGCTAGATGGCGAAATTCCATCAAGATTATCAGAACTGAAATATCTAGTCTCTCTCGATCTTTCCCAGAATGAATTCAGCGGTCGAATTCCTGTGAGCTTGGGGAACCTTACTAGCCTAAAACATCTCAACCTTTCATTCAACCAGCTGGAAGGGTCCATCCCCAATTCTGGAATATTTCAAAATCTGAGTTCATTGAGTTTGGACGGAAACCCGTTTCTCTGTGGAACGAAATTCCTCAGCCCATGCATTGATGAAATTCAGAAAACTAATTCCCGACGGATTTCGAAAAAGGTCACCATTATTCTTATAATTCTCTCATCCATCTTCGTGTCACTACTGGTGGTCTGCGTGATCATAGCCATCCATCGATGCATCACGAAGCCGAAAACAGAAGACCGTTGTGAATCTAAAACAGAGTATTCAGTAGCACCATCACTGAAGAGATTCACCCAAGAAGATTTGCAGATTGCGACGGATTTCTTCAATGAACGCAATGTGATAGGCCATAGCAGTTTGAGCACCGTCTACAGGGGGAGAATTGATGATGGGTGGGTCATTGCTGTAAAGAAACTGAATCTAGAGCAGTTTGCAGCAGAGTCCGACAAATGCTTCGACACAGAACTGAAGATTTTGAACCAACTGAGGCACAAGAACCTGGTTAAGATGGTGGGTTATGCTTGGGAGTATGGGAAATTCAAGGCATTGGTTCTTGAATTCATGGAGAACGGGAGCTTGGAAAGTGTCATACATGACTCGGGAACGGATGGATCGAGGTGGAGCTTGTCTGAGAGAGTGAATTTGTTTGTGTCCGTTGCAAATGGGTTGGTTTACTTGCATTGTGACTATGGTTTTCCAATTGTCCACTGCGATTTGAAGCCGTCCAACATTCTTCTGGATCGAGACTGGATAGCCCATGTCAGTGATTTCGGGACCTCTCGAATGTTGGGTGTCCATTTGCAAGATGGCAGCAGCCTTTCATCAGCATCGTCTTTCCAAGGCACCATAGGGTATTTGGCACCAG